The Prosthecobacter fusiformis sequence AATTGCAGGAGGAATATCGCGGCAATCCCGACATCCATTTCGTCTCCTTCACCCTGGATCCCGAAGACACTCCGGAAATGATGAAACTCTTCGCCAGTGGCATTGATGTGAAGGACACCGATCCCTGGTGGTTCGTGCAGGGGGACAAGGAAGAAGTCCGCCGTTACATGACCCAATACCTCAAGTTCCGCCCCGTGCAGGACCTTCCTGAAAAAGACCGCCTCTCACCGGCAGACAAATACATCCACGACCTCCGCGTCGCCCTGGTGGATCACAAAGGCCACCTTCGCGGAACCCTCTACGACCTCATGAACGCGGACCCCCAGTTCGCCGAACATTTCGACGCCCAGCTCCGCAAGGACCTGGATTTCATCCTCAAGGAAAAGCAAAAGGAAGTCAAAGAGGCTCTTTAATCTCCACATCGCCGCTCCCCAAATGACTGTTTACGACCTGCCTAAGCTGTACACCATTTTTAACGCCTGCGCCCTGCTGCATATCATCCTCGGCCTGGTGCTGATCAAGATGAGTCGGCAAAAAGGCCATATCGTTTGCATGACGATTGCGCTGCTTTTCTCCACCGCATTTTTGGGCTGCTATCTGTATTATCATTACACAGTCGGGCATGTGCAGTTTGCCGGCACAGGGCTCTCCCGGCCCATTTATTTCACTATCCTATTCACCCACATCCCGCTCGCAGTGGTGAATGTAGTGCTCATCATCATGACCGTCATTCCGGCCCTTCGCCGACGTTTTGATAAACATAGGCGAATGGCCAAATATTCTGTTCCTATCTGGTTGTATGTCTCCGTCACCGGCATCATCATCTATCTGATGTGCTATGTCTGGTATGGCCCGCCGATCCGGTCATAACGGCAGAGGGTATTCATATACAGATAATATCCCTTGCGCCACCCGATGTCGCACGCTGGACTCAAGGGGTATGGCCCAAAACCTTGATGCCCTCCGTCTGGCACTGCAACATTCCCCCGACAATGTGCCTTTGCTGCTCCTGTATGCAGCAGGCTGCATGGAAGAAATGATGCATGATGAAGCGGAGCAGGCCTATACCACCGCCCTGAAAAGTGATGCCTCCCATCCTGAAGCCCGGGCAGGCCTGGCCCAGGTGGCCTTTCTCCAAGGCCGTCTCTCTGAGGCTGCGGTGCGTGCCGAACAGCTCATCTCTGAAAAGCCCGACTACGCTCCTGGTTACCTCCTGCTGGCACGCATCCTGGTGACGGAGGGAGACATGAGCCGGGCACGGAGCCTCTACGACAAGGCCCTGTCCTTGAACAAATCACTCTCCGATCCCGGCCTGGAAAAAGCCCTTCAAAACATCAAGCCGAACGACGATGAAACCGGCGGTCGCAAACGCGCCGGGGTAACCTCCAATGGCAGTTTCATCGAAGCACCTGAAGAACAAGAAGATGATGACGGCCATCCTCGCGGTGGTGCCGCCTTCGACCTTGGTCTGGCCGACTTTGAAAAGCCCAAGCTGAACTTCTCCAACGTCGGCGGCATGGATGCATTGAAGGAGGAGATCCGCATGAAGATCATCTATCCGCTGCAACATGCGGACCTGTTCAAAGCCTATGATAAAAAGGTCGGCGGCGGTGTGCTTCTATACGGCCCGCCTGGAGTCGGCAAGACCCTCATCAGCAAAGCCACCGCAGGTGAGATCAAAGCGAACTTCATCGCCCTGGGACTGCATCAGATCCTGGACATGTGGATCGGTAACTCGGAGAAGAATATGCACGAGGTCTTCGAACTGGCCCGGCAGAACGCCCCCTGCGTCCTGTTCTTTGACGAGGTGGACGCCCTGGCTGCTGACCGTCGTGATCTGAGGCAAAGCGCAGGCCGCAACTTGATCAACCAGTTCCTCTCCGAGATGGATGGTGCGGAGTCCCAGAACGACGGTGTGCTTATCCTCGGTGCGACGAATGCCCCCTGGCATATTGACCCGGCCTTCCGCCGTCCGGGACGCTTCGACAGAACTCTCTTTGTGCCGCCACCGGATGAAGCCGGACGTGCTGCCATCATTGATGTAATGGCGCAAAAGAAACCCATCGGTGAGCTGGACCCTCGTGCCCTGGCCAAGAAGACACCGGACTTCTCAGGGGCTGATTTGAAGGCCGTCTTCGACATCGCCACCGAGGATGTTCTGACCGAGGCCATGCGCAATGGCAAAGTCGTACCCCTGACCACCAAGGATCTGATCAAAGCCGCAGGCCGCCATAAACCGACCACCAAGGCCTGGTTTGAGAGCGCCAAAAACTACGCCATGTATTCCAACCAGAGCGGCTTCTATGATGACGTGCTGAAGTACCTGGGTCTGATCAAACGCTAAGCACCATGTCCGATTCCGACTTCTCCAGCGCCAGCACCCACTTTGCCCGTGGCCGTCTTTTGCAAACGCAGCACCGGCTTCAGGATGCCATTCAGAGTTATAAACAGGCGCTGGAACTGGACCCTGAACACACTCCCAGTTATGTCATGCTGGCTCTATGCTGGCTAAATGATGAGAGTACTTCCGCCAATGCCGTGGATGCCGCCGAGCGTGCTGTCGGGCTGGAACCTGAGGATGCCTTTGCGCGGGGAGTACTGGCCCTTACCCTCAATGCCAAGGCCAAGGACGGCCAGACGGCGATGATCAAAGATGCACTGAAGCATGCTGAAGAAGCCGTGGGGCTTGACCCTGACAGCGACTTTGCTCATGCCGTCACAGGCCGCTTGCACCTGCGCCTGCGTGACTATGCCAAGGCGGAAGAGTCTGCCCGCAAAGCCCTGGAACTGGATACCGAGAGCACCATGGCTGCCGAAGTCCTGTCCGCCGCGCTGCTGATGCAGAAGAAAGATGGAGACCACAAGAGCCTCATCGAATACCAACTCCAGCGCGATCCCAATGATGACAGCGCCCACACCAGTGCAGGCTGGCAGGCTTTGGCGGAGGGAGATCACAAGCGCGCCAACCATCACTTCATGGAGGCCCTGCGCCTGAGCCCTAACAGCGAAAGCGCACGTGTAGGGCTAGTGGAATCCTTTCGCGCCCGCTCTGCCATCTACCGCCTGCAACTGCGCTTCTCTCATTGGATGAGCCAGTTCACGGAAGGGCGGCAGAACATGATCATGATCGGCGGCTTCGTGGCTTATAGGGTCGTCAGCACTTTGCTCAAGGGAGTATCACCGCTGTTGAGTTCACTGGTCATTGGTGCCTGGCTGGTCTTTGCCTTATGGTCACATCTGGCCCGGGGTTTCGGCTCCTTCTTCATTGTCTTGGACCGCTTTGCCAGGCAGGCGCTGCGGCCCCGTGAGTATTGGGAAGGCGTGGTGGTTGGAGGACTTATCTTTGCCTCACTCGGCAGTGTCATCATTGGTTATGCCTTAGGCGTGGCTGAGAGCGGATACGCAGCCCTGGTCTTCCTGCTGGCTGCTGTGGCGAATGCGGCGGCCTTCACGAACAACCATCACCTGGGCCGCCATGTCTATGCCGTTGCGGCAGGCATAGCAGGCTTCGGAGCACTCTATGTTGGCACAGCCATCTTCAGCGGCATCAATCTCCCCTTTGCAGCGGAGCTTGGCGTCGTTGCCTTATTGACCGGGGTGGTGATTAGCTGGTTGAGACCCTTTAGGGTGTTGTATGCATAAAATGCCTAACTATGAGTTGAACAAATTCAAAGCTTCATGAGATAGGCGAAGAAGTCCTTGAGGTCGGCATCAGTCATGCCGGTGGTGAGGGCTTCGGGCATGAGGGAGATGGGGGAGGCTTCGAGTTTTTCGATCTCGGCCTGCTTAACGGGTATTTTGTTACCAGCGATGTCCTTCAACACGATGCCGCTGGCGTCCTGGGCATCCATGATGCCGGTGAGCATCTGGCCGTTCTTGAGCTTGACGATGTAGTTGCCAAAACCTTCGCGAATTTCGAGGCTGGGGTTGAAGATGTTGTCGAGCCAGAAGTCGGCATTGGTGCGGTCATAACCGGTCAGCTCGGGGCCGATGATGTTACCCTCACCAAAGAGCTTATGGCAGATGGCGCAGCGGCCGGCGAACTGGAGCTTGCCTTTGTCCGCATCGCCCAGGCCTGTTTTGATGACGGCCTTGATGCGGGCCATCTCCTGGCTCTTGGCTTCAGTGGGACCGGTGACGAGCAGGCCTTTCCAATGATTCTCAATGGCGGCATCAATCTCAGGATCCTTGTAGAGACTGAGCTGGCGCACTGTATCAATGCTGAAGTGCTTGGCGGGAACCTTCCATTCATTGACGAAGGAGACTAACAGCAGCGCCCACTCTTTGCGCCCGGCAAGCACACGCAGGGCATCTTCACGAAGAGCCTTATCTCCGGCGATGTATGTCTCATAGCCAGTGAGGAGAGTTTCCGGCAGGCGCTTGTCATCATACTTGGCGGCAGCCTGTAGAATGCCACGTTTGAGGCTAGGGGTATTCGCCTTGTTTTTCAGGATGGCGACCATGGGCGCGATGGCATCCGGTTTGCCTAGCTCGGCCAGGGTTTTGGCAATGGCGATGCGCTGGGCATTCGAGGCCTTGGCATCTCCAAGAACTTTGAGGCTTTGCTTCAGAGCTTCCTTGCTGCCGGTCCGAAGAGCCAGCGTGAGGTCACCACCCGATTGTTTAAGCAGATAATCCTTCAGAGCATTGGACAGAGTATCCGGCAGAGGTGGCATTTCGGCTCCTTCAAAAGCGGCAGCAATGCCGGCGATGACGTTGGCTCGGGTATCCGCATCGGTGGCGAGGGAGAGAAGATCTGCACAGGACTCGAAGTTTTCTGTGCCGCCCGCCGTGGCATAACGTTGGGCGAGTTTGCGGGCCAGGTGATCACGGAAGACAGTGGTCTTGAGGAACGCCGGGTCGGATTTAAAGAATGCGAATACGGAGGCCCGCTCTTTCTCCGCTTTGGATTCGAGCGCCCACCAGGCGAGGAGCGGGATGTGACCACTGGAGTCTTCATCACCCACTGCACTCCACAGAAGAGGCAGGGCGGACATCGCACCAAGACGTTTTGCGGAAGCGAGTATCTGGGCGCGGACTTCGATGTGCTTTTCACTTTTGGCCAGGCGGACGAGGGCGTCCGCACTCCGCCTTTGCTCGCCGATGATCTTCACGGCCCAGCGGCGCACGTAAGGATCGGCAGCGCCTAACAATGAATCCACCAAAGCATCATCCGCTGCACCCAGCATGTCCAACGTCCACAAAGCGTCGAGAGCGTGGGCATCGCTGCTTTGGGCGAGCGCGAGAAGAGGCTCCTTGAGATCACTGAGGCCGCGCCAGCCAATCTCAAGAGCGGCCTGTTTGCGGAACCATTCGTTGGTGTGGCTGAGGTAACTGAGCAGTTCCTCGGAAGAAGCTTTGCCAAGGTCGAATGGCTTGAGTTTGGGTGCTCCAGAAGCAGGGCGTACGCGGTAGATACGTCCACTGGTCTTGTGCCAGTCATCCACTGGGCTGACGTGGCTGAGGCGGGTATCATACCAGTCGGCCATGTAGAATCCGCCATCGGGACCGACACCGGCCCAGACGGGACGGAACCAGCGGTCGGGGGCACTCATGAGGTTTTCCTCATCCTTGGTACGGAAAGTGGAGCCTTCAGGAATGAGCTTGCTGACATACACCACATTGGCGAGAGAATTGGGGGCGATGATTTTGCCCTCATAGGCACTGCCAAGCAGTCCGCCTTCATAAATGGTATAGGCCTGTGGGAAACGTTTGTTATCCCCTTCATGGTTCATGTGCTCGAACCAACCAAAGGCATAAGGGTTAGTCAGGGGGCCATGTTTACCCCAGCCTTTGATGCCATAGCTGCCCTGCTCATAGTGCATGCCGCGGGTATTGCCGTTATTGGTGCCGGAGAAGACGCGGCCCTTGCTGTCCATATCCAGACTGAAGGTATTGCCACCGCCTTCGGCATAGATTTCGAAGAGCTTGGTTTTCGGCTGATAGCGCCAGATGCACTGGCCTTCCCAGCGGATGTTTTTACTGTTGGCGCTGCTGACATTGCCTGTGGTGGTGCTGCCGTTGGCCCCATAAAGCCAGCCATCCATGCCCCACATAAGGCTGGTGGCCACCGCGTGGGTATCCTCCAAACCAAAGCCACTGAGTTCCACTTCTGGGTCACCCTCAGGCATGCCGTCCTGATCGGCATCGGCATAGCTGAGCAGGTAAGGCGGATTGAGCACCCAAATGCGGCCCATCCCTGTGAGGGCGGCACTGGCGATGTTCAGGCCGGTGATCACGTCCGTATGCTTGTCGAAAGAACCGTCGCCATCGGTGTCTTCGAAGACCGTGATCTTGTCAGCACCTTTTTCTCCACGCGGGGGTGGCTGGGGGATCTTGTCAAATTTGGCGCGCAGGTGCTGATCGTAACTGACGATTTTTAACCCGGCTGGAAATTGATACTGTCGATACTGCGTGACCCACATGCGGCCTTTGGAGTCCCAGCTTACATAAAGCGGCTGCTCCACGGAGGGTTCTGCGGCCATGAGATCCACAGCGACATCACTGCGCTTGGTGAAAAGTTTGACAGCCTCCAGAGGTGGGGTGGGTGGGGTGTCATCGGCCATGACACCGCGACCGGCGCGAGTCTCCATGATCTTTTTGACCTCTTCATTGCCAGCGACTGCCTCTGGGGTCTGGGCGTGGAGGGGCAGCGATAAGCCGAGCAAGGCGGGGAGAAGAATACGGGCGGTGGTCATTGAAGATAGAACAGAGGATGAGGTGAGCTTTCCGGCGGGCTTATTATGTGAGGTGGTATTCCTGTGACTCTTGAAGGGGGAGATGGAAGGAAGGGCCCTCAAGTTTGATATTTTGGCCGGGGAGGCTTTAAGACCGAAGCATGGCAGTTGGAGAGAGTAAGCGGGCAAGGGGGCTGCGGAGGCTATAGATGCTGCACTCGGAGAGTGCAGGGTACTGTACTTTATTCGCGGGAGCCGGGGGTGATTTTGAGGACTTGTTCTTTGCCGTCGCGGATGATGGTGATGGTGGTCTCGGCACCGATTTTTAGCTCGCCCATGAGGGAGGTGTAGTCATAGATGTTGAGGACGTCCTTGCCGGAAAGCTTGATGATGATGTCGCCGCCTTTGACGCCGGCTTTGCCAGCGGGGCCGATGGGGGAGACGCCGCTGAGTTTCACGCCTTTGGTATCGCCCTGGGCATAATCAGGGATAGTGCCGAGGTAGGCGCGGAGGCCGCCACGGCTGTCCTTGTTCTTCGGGGCCTCCATGGCGACGAAGTCGGGGTTGGTATCGGCGGTGGCGATGCCGCGTGAGATGAGGCCCATGAGGCGGGTGATCTTGGCGGCGTTTTCATAATCAATCTTGTCAGCGGTATCGCTGGGCTTGTGGTAGTCCTCATGGCTGCCAGTGAAGGCATTCAATGTGGGGATGCCACGTTGATAAAAGATGGTGCTGTCCGTGGGCAGGTAGGCATCGGTCTGGGTGGTGATGGGGAGGCCAATGGGGGCATTGCGTTTTTCGATTTCCTTGGGCCACCAGGTGCTGGAGCCGACACCCTGGAGGACGAGGGTCTTTTGGAAACGGCCGATCATGTCCATGTTCAGGCAGGCAGCAAACATGCCCGTCAGCTTGCCATTGGGATCACCCTTGAACATTTTGGCCAGGACCTCGACATAATGACTGCTGCCTAACAAACCGAGTTCTTCACCGGACCAGGCGGCAAAGATGACATCGCGGGTGAGTTTGATCTTCCCCTGCTTCTTCTGATCTGCGAGCCATTGGGCGATCTCGATGACACCGGCGACACCGCTGGCGTTGTCATCGGCACCGTGGTGGATCATGTTGGCTTCATCCCCTTTGGCGCGGGAGTTATTGCCACCCTTGCTGCCGAGGTGGTCAATGTGGGCGCAGACGATGAGCGGGGCGACATGGGGATCTGGCTTATCGCGAGCGGGCAGGACGGCGATGACGTTGCGGCCGATTTTCTTTTCTTGCCGGATGTCAATTTGGGCACTGAGCTTGAGCCCCTGGCAGTCAATGCCGCCCATGAGGTCGCCAGTGTCCAGTTTGTCCTGGAGTTCTTTGAGGGTCTTGCCTGCGGGTTTGAGCAGGTCATCGGCAACGGCATCGGTGACACTGATGGCGGCGAGGCCAGAGCTGGCGAGAGAGGCATCAAAAGACATGGGGACAAGCTGGCCGACCACCTTGCTGTTAGGCCCGCTGGCGATGATGAGGCCGCGTGCGCCTTTCTGGCGGGCGACGAGGGCCTTGTGCCGGAGGCTGGCGTAACGGGTGAGCTCATTGCGGCGCTCCTGGGTAATGCCTTCCGGCAGATAGCGGAGGACGAGCACCCATTTGTCCTTCACGTCCAGATGGGCATAGCTACTGTAGGTTTCCATCTTCTTGCCATCCTCGCTGGTGGCCTCCTCTGGCGTTTCAATGCCGTAACCGGCGAAGACAATGTCGCTGGGGGTGACCTCGCCTAACTCAGAGAATGACAGGGGACGCCAGTCTTTATCCGTGACGAGACTTTTGCCTGCGGGTGCGAGGGTAAGGCGGTTGCCATCGCCAAGGGCTACACCGGCCGTGAATTCGAAGGGATCGAACCACTCTTCATCGCCATAAGGAACGAGGCCGATGCCTTTGAACACATCCGCCACGTACTGGGTGGCCAGTTTTTCCCCCGGTGTGCCGGTGAGGCGGCCATCCATTTCATCACTGGCCAGATAGGTGACGTGCTGGCGAAGGTCGGCAGGGGTGATGTCTCCCTGAGTGGCCGAGAAATCTGGCTGGGTGGCAGGCGTGGCCGCTTGGACTGGGGTGGTAATTTCGGAGAGACCGAGGGATTTTAATGCGGCTTCATGATTCCAGTCGGCCATGAAAATCTGGCTTTGTCCATTGCTGGTGCGACCGGTGGTCCAGGAGAGTTTTTTGCCATCGGGGGTGAATACGGGAAGGCCGTCAAATCCGTCCGTGGTGGTGATGCGGACAGGCTCGTGCTTACTAGCGGCATCGACAATGTAGAGTTCGAAATTGGCGAAGCCGTTGAGGTTGGTGGTGAAGATGAGGTATTCACCACTGGGATGAAAATAGGGTGCCCAGCTCATGGCACCGAGCTTGGTGAGCTGGCGCGGGTCGCTGCCATCGGTATTCATGGTCCAGACTTCAGCGACATCGCCTTTCGGCGTAAACCGCCGCCAGCAGATGCGTTTGCCATCCGCACTGAAAAAGCAGCCGCCATCATAACCAGGGGCATCGGTCAGTTGCTTCACATTCTGGCCATCGGCATCGGCAATGTAGATGTCCATGAAGTACTGCTTGTCCACCTTGAGCCGCGCGGTGTCTTCTTTGGAAAGTTCCTTTTCATAGGCAGCGCGATTGCTGGCAAAGATCATCTGGCGGCCATCGGGGGAGTAGGCGCCTTCGGCATCGTAGCCGAGTGTGTTTGTGAGGTTTTTGAGGCTTTTATCAGCCAAGGTGTATTCCCAGAGGTCGTAATGCTCATCGTAGTCCCAGGAGTATTTGCGCACGCGGCTGGTGGCACGGTCCTTGATTTCGGCGTCTTGAAGTTCCTTGGACTTAGGATCGGTGTGGGTACTGGCGAAGAGGATGCGTTTTCCATCGGGATGGATCCAGGCGCAGGTGGTCTTGCCCATGCCGGGGGAGATGCGCTCCTGGTCGCCTGTCTCGAGGTCCATGAGGTAGATCTGATAGAAGGGGTTTCCTTCCTCACGCTCAGACTGGAAGACCATCTTGCTGCCATCGGCGCTGAAGTAACCTTCCCCTGCCCTGCGGCCATCGAAGGTGAGCTGGCGGATGCTGGTAAGATAATCCGCCTCCGTCTGGGCGAAGGCGGTGGAGAGGGTCAGGCAGAGAAGGACGAGCAAGCGCATGATGTGAGGATTAGAACATACGCAACACGCGGCCTATTGCAGTCAACGGAAGGAGGGACAGATGGGGAAATGGGGAGAAATTGCAAAATTTCCCCATGTGGGGATTTTGGCGGGTAATAGCCTGATTATCAATGAGTTGTCGATGGGGATGGATTTCCCCATGGTTTCCCCAGACTTCCCCATGGGGGAAAGGGTGGGGCGGGCGGGGGCTTTGAATTTGGACAGAATTGCAGGATTGGCAGGATTTACAGGAAGGAGGTTAATTATGTTTTATGATGTTTTTGGATGATTGCGTAAGGGTGGAGACGCCGAGTTTTGAGGGGAGTTAAACTTAACACGTTAGACGGAAATGAAAAGGCGCTGTAGAGGGTAAGTGATGTATGCCGACGAGTCGTCGGCGCTCCATGGTTATGGGGGCGAACGAGGGCTGGAGAACGGTTCCTTACGAGACGCGGGAACTGCACGCGGGACAGGCGTTTACGCGCCAGGACAGAAGGGCAGGCAAGAGTGCCCACCGTACTAGGGGAGCGGCATCTCTTGCTTGGAGAATCGCTGGCGGATGCGGTCCACGGTCCAGACGGTGGCGAGGGCGATGAGGATGCCGAGGGCGGCGGAGGGCGGTATATCGCTGGGCCAGTGGGCGGCGACATAGAGACGGGAATACGCCACCGAGGCGGCAAGGCCATACATGAGAAGACCCCAGCGGCGATGAAAGAGGGCGATCACGGTGGCGAGGGCAAACATATTCACCGTGTGACTGCTGGGGAACGATTTTCCGCGAGTCTCTCGGCGGGGCTTGCTGGGGGACTGGACGGGGGTGGTGAAAAGGCGCAGAAAATCAGGCTTCCCGGGACCGAGGTCACGGACGATGAGGCCGGACATGGCATCCCGAGGGCGAACGCGACCCACAGTTTTTTTGAGCGTATTGGAGACGATGCCATCCCCGATGCCCACAGCGAGGCCGATGCAAAGGAGCATGAGACGCCCCTGCCTACCCCCGCGCCACGCGACGAGAATCACCACCAGAGCCAGGAGGGGAACCCAGGCATTGATGGCGGAAATGGCGGGCATTAACCAATCCAGGACGGGGTGGGTCCAGTGAAGGTTGATGCGCTGAAGGAGATGGAGGTCCCAGGGCATGGGGAGGGTGGGCGGTGACTAGTGCTCAGTGCTCAGTGCTCAGTGCTTTGGGCTTTGGGGTGCCGGGTTTTTCCCAAGAGAGGAGTTTGTGGCCGAGGAAGACATCGAAGATGCGGGTGTTGCCCTCGCCCAATTTTACTTCGACACGCCCTAGGCTTTCGATTTTTTCAAATCGCTGGGTGAGGGGGGCAAAAAGAGGTCTGGGTTCGGCATTGCCATTTTTGAAGATGAGGGCGTCATCGCCAATGCGTTCCTCGGGACCGGGCCAGACTTCGTATTGGGAGAGGACACGCCCGGAACGCTCCCAGCGATATGTGCGAGGATGCTGGGGCATGGTGAAGGCGAGTTGGGCGGCATCGTAGCGGTAACCGGTGGCCAGGACGAAAGTATTCTCCGGACGCGGGACGCGGTCCAGGAACTGGCCGGCCTGGATGCCCGTTTCGGCCCAGCCACGCATTTCATTGAGCTTTTTATGGCCTTTGAGATCTGTGAAGAAGACGATGAGGAGAACGAGATGAGCGAGCGCGACGATGGTGGCACCGACACGCAGCGACCAAGTTTTCCAAAAAGGCCGAGCGACAAAGGGGAGCTGGCCAGTGAACCAGGCGGCGAGGAGGATGAAGGCGGGAACGTAAAAGACGGCGGGCCAATTTGGATTGATCTTTTGACGAAGGGAGAGGGAAAAAAAGCCGAGAAGCGCGGGCGCAGAGAAACGGATGAGGTAGTGGGCGCGGCGGTCCATGCGAGACCAGTGTTTGACGCTATAGAACAAGACGACCAGAAGAGCCGCATAGGTGATGGGGGAATAGACGAGGGCCTGGACGGCCGGAAACTCGAGGGTGCGTGAAAGCCACTTTGAGAAGCTGAGGCTCTTAGTCTCGAAATGATGTTTGGTATGCTCCAGGGTGATCCATTCATGCTGGGTATTCCACCAGAGGACGGGAGTGATGAAGGCGGTGCCGATGAGCATGGAGGCCCAAAAGGGGACATTGCGGAGGAGGTGCCGATCCGGTTTAGAAGTCAGGACAAAGGCGATCATGAGGCCGGGAAAGGCGAGCATCATCTGCTTACTCAAGGTGCCGAGGCCAATGGTGAGGGCGAGGGCGGCCCAGCGCCAGAGGCAGGTGGGCTTGTCCAAAGCGAACCAGAAAAGCAGCAGGGCCAGGGACCAGCATAGCAACAGGGGAGCATCAATGGTAAAAAAGAGATTCAGCCCTGTATTCGCAGGGGTGAGAAGGATAAGCAGAGCCGCCAGGAAGGCGGTGGCAGCACCAAAAAGACGACGAGCCAGGGCGAAAAGAACGGCCAAGGTGGCGGTGCCGAAGATGAGCGGGGCGAGACGGATGCCCCACTCCGCATTTCCCGTGAGCCAGCCAACGAGGCCCATGAGCCAGCCAATCATGGGCGGCTTGCTAAAGTATCCCCAATCTGGACGGCGGCCCCAGTCCCAATAATAGGCTTCATCCCCTGCCAGATCCATATTGGCGGTAAAAAGCAGCATGAAACCGAGGCGAAAAACGAAGACGCCCGCGAGCAGCCAGGCAAAACGGCGGACCCAGAGTGAGTCTGAAGGGGAGGTGGTCAAAGAGGTCAAGGTGTCAGGCTAGACGGGGAATGGGCGCTGGCAAGATGTGGCATGTTGCAGACCCGATGAATTTCCATGCAAAAGTGCAACGTTGGCCCTACCTATGCGGTCTGTACATTCATCATGCCAACCACCCCTGATGCATCCCCCCTCGCCGGGAACCTGCTGCTGGCTGTGCCATCCATGCGGGACCCGAATTTCAAACGCACCGTCATTTTTGTGGCGGCACACAACCAGGAGGACGGGGCCTTCGGATATGTACTGAACCGTCCGCTGGACCAACGGGTGGCAGACCTGCTGCCGGACCAGGACCTGGGCGCGCTGGGACAGGTGCCGGTGTACATCGGCGGGCCGGTGGCGACGGACAAGCTGGCCTTTGCCTCCCTGCACTGGAACCGGAAAAAGAGTACGCTGCGCTGCCAGACCCACCTTTCCGTGGCTGATGCGATGCATGAGCTGAGCATGGGGCATGAGGTGCGTGGCTTTGTGGGCTACTCCGGCTGGACAGGCGGGCAGATCGAGGGGGAGATCCAGCGGAAATCCTGGATCATCGCACCCGCGCCGAAGGTGATTTTGACACTGGAACAACCGACGACGCTGTGGAGCGCTGTTTTGGATGAGATGGGGCCCATTTTCCAACTGATGGCGAATACGCCGGAACGGGTGGATTTGAGCTGAGAGAGGAGATGCTGGAGGAGTTTTGGGGTCCCTATTTGTGTGCGACTGGGACATCGTGGGAAGGATGAGCCGCCTGAAGGCGGGACTACAAAACGAGGCTGCTATTCTTGGGCGAATAGGAGGCGGAGGCTGTTCAGACAGACGACGACGGTGCTGCCTTCGTGAGTGAGAACGCCGAGGGTGAGCGGGACGATGCCGAAGAGTGAGGCGATGGCCATGATGATGACGGAGCCGAGGGAGATG is a genomic window containing:
- a CDS encoding M28 family peptidase; this encodes MRLLVLLCLTLSTAFAQTEADYLTSIRQLTFDGRRAGEGYFSADGSKMVFQSEREEGNPFYQIYLMDLETGDQERISPGMGKTTCAWIHPDGKRILFASTHTDPKSKELQDAEIKDRATSRVRKYSWDYDEHYDLWEYTLADKSLKNLTNTLGYDAEGAYSPDGRQMIFASNRAAYEKELSKEDTARLKVDKQYFMDIYIADADGQNVKQLTDAPGYDGGCFFSADGKRICWRRFTPKGDVAEVWTMNTDGSDPRQLTKLGAMSWAPYFHPSGEYLIFTTNLNGFANFELYIVDAASKHEPVRITTTDGFDGLPVFTPDGKKLSWTTGRTSNGQSQIFMADWNHEAALKSLGLSEITTPVQAATPATQPDFSATQGDITPADLRQHVTYLASDEMDGRLTGTPGEKLATQYVADVFKGIGLVPYGDEEWFDPFEFTAGVALGDGNRLTLAPAGKSLVTDKDWRPLSFSELGEVTPSDIVFAGYGIETPEEATSEDGKKMETYSSYAHLDVKDKWVLVLRYLPEGITQERRNELTRYASLRHKALVARQKGARGLIIASGPNSKVVGQLVPMSFDASLASSGLAAISVTDAVADDLLKPAGKTLKELQDKLDTGDLMGGIDCQGLKLSAQIDIRQEKKIGRNVIAVLPARDKPDPHVAPLIVCAHIDHLGSKGGNNSRAKGDEANMIHHGADDNASGVAGVIEIAQWLADQKKQGKIKLTRDVIFAAWSGEELGLLGSSHYVEVLAKMFKGDPNGKLTGMFAACLNMDMIGRFQKTLVLQGVGSSTWWPKEIEKRNAPIGLPITTQTDAYLPTDSTIFYQRGIPTLNAFTGSHEDYHKPSDTADKIDYENAAKITRLMGLISRGIATADTNPDFVAMEAPKNKDSRGGLRAYLGTIPDYAQGDTKGVKLSGVSPIGPAGKAGVKGGDIIIKLSGKDVLNIYDYTSLMGELKIGAETTITIIRDGKEQVLKITPGSRE
- a CDS encoding phosphatase PAP2 family protein, which gives rise to MPWDLHLLQRINLHWTHPVLDWLMPAISAINAWVPLLALVVILVAWRGGRQGRLMLLCIGLAVGIGDGIVSNTLKKTVGRVRPRDAMSGLIVRDLGPGKPDFLRLFTTPVQSPSKPRRETRGKSFPSSHTVNMFALATVIALFHRRWGLLMYGLAASVAYSRLYVAAHWPSDIPPSAALGILIALATVWTVDRIRQRFSKQEMPLP
- a CDS encoding ArnT family glycosyltransferase produces the protein MTSLTTSPSDSLWVRRFAWLLAGVFVFRLGFMLLFTANMDLAGDEAYYWDWGRRPDWGYFSKPPMIGWLMGLVGWLTGNAEWGIRLAPLIFGTATLAVLFALARRLFGAATAFLAALLILLTPANTGLNLFFTIDAPLLLCWSLALLLFWFALDKPTCLWRWAALALTIGLGTLSKQMMLAFPGLMIAFVLTSKPDRHLLRNVPFWASMLIGTAFITPVLWWNTQHEWITLEHTKHHFETKSLSFSKWLSRTLEFPAVQALVYSPITYAALLVVLFYSVKHWSRMDRRAHYLIRFSAPALLGFFSLSLRQKINPNWPAVFYVPAFILLAAWFTGQLPFVARPFWKTWSLRVGATIVALAHLVLLIVFFTDLKGHKKLNEMRGWAETGIQAGQFLDRVPRPENTFVLATGYRYDAAQLAFTMPQHPRTYRWERSGRVLSQYEVWPGPEERIGDDALIFKNGNAEPRPLFAPLTQRFEKIESLGRVEVKLGEGNTRIFDVFLGHKLLSWEKPGTPKPKALSTEH
- a CDS encoding YqgE/AlgH family protein, translated to MPTTPDASPLAGNLLLAVPSMRDPNFKRTVIFVAAHNQEDGAFGYVLNRPLDQRVADLLPDQDLGALGQVPVYIGGPVATDKLAFASLHWNRKKSTLRCQTHLSVADAMHELSMGHEVRGFVGYSGWTGGQIEGEIQRKSWIIAPAPKVILTLEQPTTLWSAVLDEMGPIFQLMANTPERVDLS